The proteins below are encoded in one region of Stigmatopora argus isolate UIUO_Sarg chromosome 2, RoL_Sarg_1.0, whole genome shotgun sequence:
- the kif7 gene encoding kinesin-like protein kif7 isoform X2, translating to MSPKVPGGQGKGEYSSVQVAVRVRPLLPKELLHCHESCITVDPELQRVTLGHDRHFLCDFLFEETCCQEEVYSASVQSLIDAFFQGFNATVFAYGQTGSGKTYTIGEANISSFRDEEQGIIPRAVADVFKLLDENDLSDFSVRVSYLEVYKEEFKDLLEVETASKDIHIREDKGTIVLCGVKECVVEGLDEVLSLLESGNTARHTGATQMNPNSSRSHTIFTLYMDQRRGSLRLYGSGSGGGPQMLSSKFHFVDLAGSERILKTGNTGERLKESIQINSGLLALGNVIGALGDPKRKGSHIPYRDSKITRILKDSLGGNSKTLMIACISPSSSDFDESLNTLNYATRARNIQNRATVNCKREPDRIEGLEQQIKALRRALENRHRSETRIISHADPNRRPRLGEGEISRLQVQGAHYRTCTDTAYRLLRELQNEGVLTSEQSLRVKEWLCSVEEERSRLTTASGPDSGIDNGSTEESVALRRERPSVNNQDSDSSEERWGYEHDSVKDGEKNETVAKLQSQVQRLERENTDFLAALEDAMEQYKLQSDKLQEQQDLIADLQCLLAGPNVRSLGLNLYSRPHTAPISSMQLNQNGSSQGDDQDFSLCEDRLTSGGAEILGIKDEGAQYNHYRVTQRLVNQTCSKKDMVLGGRTMGGRGSHPVDPEQHPLLSRKASNSSMGEASLRDALRGFEGVSEADLLQAQQKIRELSVTIRMKEELIKELVKTGKDAQSLNKQYSHKITALESEAAQARQELHEAQRQLQELERQERGISASDKTRAQECRRKIAAAQSKVQVLSQRQRDTAHLANLPAQSERRVLELERSVQSMRQQQELLQKRLREESQQKRRLETEMQRRTHRVKELEIKNEQQQKILKIKTEEIAAFQRQRRSGSNGSVISLEEQQKIEEQKRWLDEEMERVLDQRRGLEDLEGELTKREEILAKKEALLQERSGLETKRLRSSQALSKDLVTLTGRIETLEQELSERNGLLRSGSAQDSQQIRQEISNLRQEKDSLLKQREELDDKLRQGNLLSPEEERTLFQLDEAIEALDAAIEYKNEAITQRQRQLRASASMLSQWEMNLMAKLSYLSASETRALLCKYFDKVVSLREEERKLQLALAELEMQLDEQQRLVQWLENALDRAQLDTDRRLTQQQKEHERSVQLLLKQCREQMDEGLAGRQRQFEAWIHGLSKELNHYKAANLELSNKLRELCGSVSQPKEQVKALPCNGKALGVATMDSHGGRGTPVSEKSPKSREEMRELVNAPLPSIWRRSSLPTEEPAVMEELWLRTGSDGPVNRVVQSGPSTSSLPTSLPAMRSRRESRRSSLNVGPINSNNTLIDLRKNLA from the exons ATGTCTCCCAAAGTTCCAGGTGGCCAAGGCAAAGGGGAATATTCATCAGTCCAGGTTGCGGTGCGAGTGCGCCCGTTGCTTCCTAAAGAACTTCTCCACTGTCACGAGAGCTGCATCACGGTAGACCCAGAACTCCAGCGGGTTACCCTTGGACACGACAGGCATTTCCTATGCGACTTCCTTTTCGAAGAAACCTGCTGCCAAGAGGAGGTTTATTCTGCATCAGTCCAGTCTCTTATTGATGCCTTCTTTCAAGGTTTCAATGCAACGGTCTTTGCTTATGGACAGACAGGTTCAGGCAAGACGTATACCATTGGAGAAGCTAATATAT CGTCATTTCGTGATGAAGAGCAAGGCATCATTCCAAGGGCTGTCGCGGATGTCTTCAAGCTTCTGGATGAAAACGACCTCTCAGATTTCTCGGTCCGAGTTTCCTATTTGGAAGTTTACAAAGAGGAATTCAAGGACTTGTTGGAGGTGGAAACTGCAAGCAAGGACATTCACATTCGGGAGGATAAGGGAACCATTG tccTGTGCGGTGTAAAAGAATGTGTAGTAGAAGGTCTTGATGAGGTTTTGAGTTTACTGGAATCAGGAAACACAGCCAGACACACCGGTGCAACCCAAATGAATCCAAACTCCAGCCGTTCCCACACCATTTTCACCTTATACATGGATCAACGACGGGGGAGTTTGCGTCTCTACGGGAGCGGCTCAGGTGGCGGTCCCCAAATGTTGTCTTCCAAGTTCCATTTTGTGGACTTGGCCGGCTCAGAGCGCATATTGAAAACGGGCAACACTGGCGAACGACTTAAGGAGAGCATACAGATTAACAGTGGTCTACTTGCCCTTGGAAACGTTATCGGAGCCCTCGGGGACCCCAAAAGGAAAGGCTCTCACATACCATACAGAGATTCAAAGATTACAAG GATCCTAAAAGACTCTTTGGGAGGAAATTCAAAAACCCTGATGATCGCCTGCATCAGCCCATCTTCGTCAGACTTTGACGAAAGCCTGAATACACTGAACTACGCCACAAGGGCCCGCAATATTCAGAATCGGGCCACAGTCAACTGCAAGCGGGAACCGGACAGGATAGAGGGACTGGAACAACAAATCAAGGCCCTCCGAAGAGCCCTGGAAAACCGCCATCGTTCCGAGACCCGCATCATTTCTCACGCCGATCCCAACAGGAGGCCGCGACTTGGCGAAGGAGAGATTAGCAGGCTCCAAGTTCAGGGGGCCCACTACCGAACCTGCACCGACACCGCTTACAG ATTGCTACGTGAGCTCCAGAATGAAGGAGTTTTGACATCAGAACAGAGTCTGAGAGTAAAGGAGTGGCTCTGCTCTGTGGAGGAGGAACGGAGTCGACTGACAACCGCATCTGGACCAGACAGCGGTATTGACAACGGTTCTACAGAGGAAAGTGTCGCTTTACGGAGGGAGAGGCCTTCTGTTAATAACCAG GATTCAGATTCTTCAGAGGAAAGATGGGGCTATGAGCATGACAGTGTGAAAGATGGCGAGAAGAATGAGACGGTAGCAAAGCTTCAATCGCAAGTCCAGCGTCTGGAGAGGGAGAATACAGACTTTCTGGCAGCTCTGGAAGACGCCATGGAGCAATACAAGTTGCAG AGTGATAAGCTGCAGGAGCAACAGGATCTAATTGCAGATTTGCAGTGTCTGCtagccggtccaaatgtgcgtAGCTTGGGGCTTAATTTGTACTCACGGCCGCACACCGCCCCCATTAGCTCTATGCAACTCAACCAAAATGGAAGTTCGCAG GGTGATGATCAAGATTTCTCTCTCTGTGAAGACCGGTTGACCTCAGGTGGAGCAGAAATTTTGGGGATCAAAGACGAGGGCGCTCAGTATAACCATTACAGAGTGACACAAAG GCTGGTGAACCAAACCTGTTCCAAGAAAGACATGGTCTTAGGTGGACGAACAATGGGTGGAAGAGGGTCTCATCCAGTTGATCCTGAGCAACATCCACTTTTAAGCAGAAAAGCAT CCAACTCCAGTATGGGTGAGGCATCTCTACGCGATGCTCTAAGAGGCTTCGAAGGAGTTTCAGAGGCGGATCTTCTTCAGGCCCAGCAGAAGATAAGAGAGTTGTCAGTAACTATCCGCATGAAAGAAGAACTCATCAAGGAGCTAGTCAAAACAG GCAAGGATGCTCAGTCCCTAAACAAGCAGTACAGTCACAAGATCACAGCTCTGGAAAGTGAGGCGGCGCAGGCGCGGCAGGAGCTGCACGAAGCTCAAAGGCAACTTCAGGAGCTGGAGAGACAGGAGAGAGGCATTAGCGCTTCAGACAAGACTAGAGCACAGGAATGTCGACGAAAGATTGCGGCCGCTCAGAGCAAAGTTCAG GTGCTTAGTCAACGCCAGAGGGATACGGCCCATCTCGCTAATTTGCCCGCGCAAAGTGAGCGTCGGGTGCTCGAGCTGGAACGCAGTGTTCAGTCGATGAGGCAACAGCAGGAACTTCTGCAGAAGCGACTACGGGAGGAAAGTCAGCAGAAACGTCGTCTAGAGACGGAGATGCAACGCAGAACTCACAGAGTCAAG gaACTTGAGATAAAAAATGAGCAACAGCAAAAAATTCTAAAGATCAAGACTGAGGAGATAGCCGCCTTCCAGAGGCAGAGACGTAGTGGCAGCAACGGCTCTGTCATCTCGCTTGAGGAGCAACAG AAGATAGAGGAGCAGAAGCGCTGGCTGGATGAGGAAATGGAGCGTGTGCTGGACCAAAGACGAGGGCTGGAGGATCTGGAAGGCGAACTCACTAAACGAGAGGAAATCCTGGCCAAGAAAGAAGCCCTGTTACAAGAGCGCAGTGGCCTTGAAACCAAGAGGCTCCGGTCCAGTCAG GCACTGAGCAAAGATCTGGTGACTCTCACGGGGCGCATCGAGACACTGGAGCAGGAACTGAGCGAAAGGAATGGCCTCCTGCGCAGCGGCAGCGCTCAGGACTCCCAACAAATCCGACAAGAGATCTCTAACCTACGTCAAGAGAAAGATTCCTTGCTTAAACAGAGAGAGGAGCTGGACGACAAACTGCGCCAGGGAAACCTGCTCTCGCCAGAG GAGGAGCGAACCCTCTTTCAGCTGGATGAGGCCATTGAAGCTCTGGATGCAGCCATCGAGTACAAGAATGAAGCAATCACCCAGCGACAGAGACAGCTCAGGGCGTCTGCTAGCATGTTGTCCCAATGGGAGATGAATCTCATGGCCAAACTCAGCTACTTGTCGGCCTCTGAAACAAGAGCTCTGCTGTGCAAGTATTTTGACAAG GTGGTGTCTCTGCGCGAGGAAGAGCGGAAGCTGCAACTGGCGCTGGCCGAGCTGGAAATGCAACTGGACGAGCAGCAGCGGCTTGTTCAGTGGCTGGAGAATGCGCTTGACCGCGCGCAGCTCGACACGGACCGGAGGCTCACGCAACAGCAGAAGGAGCACGAGAGGAGTGTCCAGCTCTTGCTGAAGCAGTGTCGAG AGCAAATGGACGAGGGCCTGGCAGGGAGGCAGCGGCAGTTTGAGGCGTGGATCCACGGCCTCAGTAAGGAGCTCAACCACTATAAGGCGGCAAATCTGGAACTGAGCAACAAACTAAGGGAGCTCTGTGGCTCGGTCAGCCAACCAAAAGAGCAGGTCAAAG CCCTGCCTTGTAATGGCAAAGCACTAGGTGTCGCCACCATGGACAGTCACGGGGGTAGGGGGACGCCAGTAAGTGAAAAATCTCCCAAATCCAGAGAGGAAATGCGAGAGCTGGTCAACGCCCCTCTGCCGTCCATTTGGAGGCGCTCTTCTCTCCCCACCGAGGAGCCGGCCGTCATGGAGGAGCTGTGGCTTCGGACGGGCTCCGACGGTCCCGTCAACCGAGTGGTCCAGAGCGGACCGAGCACGTCCAGCCTTCCGACGTCACTGCCGGCCATGCGGTCTCGGAGGGAGTCCCGCCGCAGCAGCCTCAACGTCGGACCGATCAATTCGAACAATACTTTGATAGACTTGAGGAAAAATCTtgcctga
- the LOC144065729 gene encoding fibulin-7, with protein sequence MFVSLTTVFSLLGFISLHPTSGQDCPSRLEVQGSLKQIQKLLSAHEASYLQSIRNLRKKINLLQSSTGKHSTRTINSTCPKPDVPPNGRKLGKSHSVGHEVHFLCEPGYELVGSESRICQENLSWSGQQSICKEVNECASIPCLNGGTCLDDVNQFNCLCPKGWTGETCQSPVPTFFATITNTSAATSPASAATLAADTAGSFVRPSRCSTVQGTTHCTCEPGYTISGRDSTTCTDIDECELFHNGQAGKLCLHTCVNTAGGYRCTCPAGYNVTRDGRSCKDIDECASRQNNCTREQTCINTYGGFQCVRVDCPKNPHASYVKTSPMRCERNPCPVDNKLCSQAPNSYSYHYLAVVSNLSAPRVMFRVSALRPIGDALRFSLLGGRQARRHFTVQRSDRLTGQLMLSSPVQGPATLEAEVEMSELERRVQLGRYITKVTMFVSPYEF encoded by the exons ATGTTTGTATCACTCACAACGGTTTTCTCTCTGCTTGGCTTCATTTCACTACATCCAACCTCTGGACAG GACTGTCCAAGCAGACTGGAAGTCCAAGGATCCCTGAAGCAGATCCAGAAACTTCTCTCGGCTCATGAAGCCTCTTACTTGCAAAGTATACGCAACCTAAGAAAGAAAATCAACCTACTGCAGAGTAGCACAGGGAAGCACTCTACAAGAACCATCAATA GCACCTGCCCAAAACCTGATGTGCCCCCAAATGGCAGAAAACTGGGCAAATCGCATAGTGTGGGCCACGAGGTTCACTTTTTGTGTGAGCCAGGCTATGAGCTCGTGGGTTCAGAAAGCAGAATCTGTCAGGAAAATCTGAGCTGGAGTGGCCAGCAGTCGATATGCAAAG AAGTCAACGAATGTGCATCCATCCCATGCTTGAATGGTGGAACATGTTTGGATGACGTTAACCAGTTTAACTGCCTCTGCCCCAAAGGTTGGACAGGAGAAACCTGCCAAAGTCCTGTACCAACAT TCTTTGCCACCATTACAAACACCTCGGCTGCTACATCCCCAGCCTCGGCTGCTACACTAGCAGCTGACACAGCTGGCTCCTTTGTGCGCCCATCACGGTGCAGCACCGTGCAGGGGACCACCCACTGCACCTGCGAGCCAGGATATACCATCTCCGGCAGAGACAGCACTACTTGCACCG ACATTGATGAATGTGAGCTGTTTCATAACGGGCAAGCTGGGAAACTCTGTTTACACACGTGCGTGAACACCGCTGGTGGTTACCGCTGCACTTGTCCTGCTGGATATAACGTGACTCGCGATGGACGCAGCTGTAAAG ACATCGATGAGTGCGCCAGCAGACAAAACAACTGCACTAGGGAACAAACGTGCATCAACACATATGGCGGTTTCCAGTGTGTTCGTGTCGACTGTCCGAAAAACCCTCACGCTTCTTATGTCAAAACATCACCAAT GCGCTGTGAGCGTAATCCCTGCCCCGTGGATAACAAGCTTTGTTCTCAGGCTCCAAATTCCTACTCCTACCACTACCTGGCAGTTGTATCCAACCTGTCGGCTCCCCGTGTCATGTTTCGGGTTTCGGCGTTGCGTCCAATAGGCGACGCGCTTCGCTTCTCCCTTCTGGGTGGAAGGCAAGCTCGACGTCACTTCACCGTCCAGCGTTCGGATCGCCTGACAGGTCAGCTGATGCTGAGCAGCCCTGTGCAAGGCCCCGCCACTCTGGAAGCTGAAGTAGAGATGAGTGAGCTGGAAAGACGGGTTCAGCTTGGCAGGTACATCACCAAAGTCACCATGTTTGTTTCCCCGTATGAGTTCTGA
- the LOC144068898 gene encoding uncharacterized protein LOC144068898 has product MEFHKGDKVSCLCTDRLTHPLIFRCRGLRENLSPNFFKIKEFHKGDKVSCLCTDRLTHPPIFRCWGLRENLSPNFFKIKEFHKGDKVSCLCTDRLTHPPIFRCWGLRENLSPNFFKIKEFHKGDKVSCLCADRLTHPPIFRCWGLRENLSPNFFKIKEFNLVPRGVSLSI; this is encoded by the exons atgg aattccacaagggggacaaggtttcctgcctatgtacagataggctgacgcaccccctcatttttcGGTGCAGGGGGTTACgtgagaacctatctccaaactttttcaaaataaaag aattccacaagggggacaaggtttcctgcctatgtacagataggctgacgcacccccccatttttcggtgctgggggttacgcgagaacctatctccaaactttttcaaaataaaag aattccacaagggggacaaggtttcctgcctatgtacagataggctgacgcacccccccatttttcggtgctgggggttacgcgagaacctatctccaaactttttcaaaataaaag aattccacaagggggacaaggtttcctgcctatgtgcagataggctgacgcacccccccatttttcggtgctgggggttacgcgagaacctatctccaaactttttcaaaataaaag aattcaacctggtgccaaggggagtgtctttgtccatttga
- the kif7 gene encoding kinesin-like protein kif7 isoform X1 → MSPKVPGGQGKGEYSSVQVAVRVRPLLPKELLHCHESCITVDPELQRVTLGHDRHFLCDFLFEETCCQEEVYSASVQSLIDAFFQGFNATVFAYGQTGSGKTYTIGEANISSFRDEEQGIIPRAVADVFKLLDENDLSDFSVRVSYLEVYKEEFKDLLEVETASKDIHIREDKGTIVLCGVKECVVEGLDEVLSLLESGNTARHTGATQMNPNSSRSHTIFTLYMDQRRGSLRLYGSGSGGGPQMLSSKFHFVDLAGSERILKTGNTGERLKESIQINSGLLALGNVIGALGDPKRKGSHIPYRDSKITRILKDSLGGNSKTLMIACISPSSSDFDESLNTLNYATRARNIQNRATVNCKREPDRIEGLEQQIKALRRALENRHRSETRIISHADPNRRPRLGEGEISRLQVQGAHYRTCTDTAYRLLRELQNEGVLTSEQSLRVKEWLCSVEEERSRLTTASGPDSGIDNGSTEESVALRRERPSVNNQDSDSSEERWGYEHDSVKDGEKNETVAKLQSQVQRLERENTDFLAALEDAMEQYKLQSDKLQEQQDLIADLQCLLAGPNVRSLGLNLYSRPHTAPISSMQLNQNGSSQGDDQDFSLCEDRLTSGGAEILGIKDEGAQYNHYRVTQRLVNQTCSKKDMVLGGRTMGGRGSHPVDPEQHPLLSRKASNSSMGEASLRDALRGFEGVSEADLLQAQQKIRELSVTIRMKEELIKELVKTGKDAQSLNKQYSHKITALESEAAQARQELHEAQRQLQELERQERGISASDKTRAQECRRKIAAAQSKVQVLSQRQRDTAHLANLPAQSERRVLELERSVQSMRQQQELLQKRLREESQQKRRLETEMQRRTHRVKELEIKNEQQQKILKIKTEEIAAFQRQRRSGSNGSVISLEEQQKIEEQKRWLDEEMERVLDQRRGLEDLEGELTKREEILAKKEALLQERSGLETKRLRSSQALSKDLVTLTGRIETLEQELSERNGLLRSGSAQDSQQIRQEISNLRQEKDSLLKQREELDDKLRQGNLLSPEQEERTLFQLDEAIEALDAAIEYKNEAITQRQRQLRASASMLSQWEMNLMAKLSYLSASETRALLCKYFDKVVSLREEERKLQLALAELEMQLDEQQRLVQWLENALDRAQLDTDRRLTQQQKEHERSVQLLLKQCREQMDEGLAGRQRQFEAWIHGLSKELNHYKAANLELSNKLRELCGSVSQPKEQVKALPCNGKALGVATMDSHGGRGTPVSEKSPKSREEMRELVNAPLPSIWRRSSLPTEEPAVMEELWLRTGSDGPVNRVVQSGPSTSSLPTSLPAMRSRRESRRSSLNVGPINSNNTLIDLRKNLA, encoded by the exons ATGTCTCCCAAAGTTCCAGGTGGCCAAGGCAAAGGGGAATATTCATCAGTCCAGGTTGCGGTGCGAGTGCGCCCGTTGCTTCCTAAAGAACTTCTCCACTGTCACGAGAGCTGCATCACGGTAGACCCAGAACTCCAGCGGGTTACCCTTGGACACGACAGGCATTTCCTATGCGACTTCCTTTTCGAAGAAACCTGCTGCCAAGAGGAGGTTTATTCTGCATCAGTCCAGTCTCTTATTGATGCCTTCTTTCAAGGTTTCAATGCAACGGTCTTTGCTTATGGACAGACAGGTTCAGGCAAGACGTATACCATTGGAGAAGCTAATATAT CGTCATTTCGTGATGAAGAGCAAGGCATCATTCCAAGGGCTGTCGCGGATGTCTTCAAGCTTCTGGATGAAAACGACCTCTCAGATTTCTCGGTCCGAGTTTCCTATTTGGAAGTTTACAAAGAGGAATTCAAGGACTTGTTGGAGGTGGAAACTGCAAGCAAGGACATTCACATTCGGGAGGATAAGGGAACCATTG tccTGTGCGGTGTAAAAGAATGTGTAGTAGAAGGTCTTGATGAGGTTTTGAGTTTACTGGAATCAGGAAACACAGCCAGACACACCGGTGCAACCCAAATGAATCCAAACTCCAGCCGTTCCCACACCATTTTCACCTTATACATGGATCAACGACGGGGGAGTTTGCGTCTCTACGGGAGCGGCTCAGGTGGCGGTCCCCAAATGTTGTCTTCCAAGTTCCATTTTGTGGACTTGGCCGGCTCAGAGCGCATATTGAAAACGGGCAACACTGGCGAACGACTTAAGGAGAGCATACAGATTAACAGTGGTCTACTTGCCCTTGGAAACGTTATCGGAGCCCTCGGGGACCCCAAAAGGAAAGGCTCTCACATACCATACAGAGATTCAAAGATTACAAG GATCCTAAAAGACTCTTTGGGAGGAAATTCAAAAACCCTGATGATCGCCTGCATCAGCCCATCTTCGTCAGACTTTGACGAAAGCCTGAATACACTGAACTACGCCACAAGGGCCCGCAATATTCAGAATCGGGCCACAGTCAACTGCAAGCGGGAACCGGACAGGATAGAGGGACTGGAACAACAAATCAAGGCCCTCCGAAGAGCCCTGGAAAACCGCCATCGTTCCGAGACCCGCATCATTTCTCACGCCGATCCCAACAGGAGGCCGCGACTTGGCGAAGGAGAGATTAGCAGGCTCCAAGTTCAGGGGGCCCACTACCGAACCTGCACCGACACCGCTTACAG ATTGCTACGTGAGCTCCAGAATGAAGGAGTTTTGACATCAGAACAGAGTCTGAGAGTAAAGGAGTGGCTCTGCTCTGTGGAGGAGGAACGGAGTCGACTGACAACCGCATCTGGACCAGACAGCGGTATTGACAACGGTTCTACAGAGGAAAGTGTCGCTTTACGGAGGGAGAGGCCTTCTGTTAATAACCAG GATTCAGATTCTTCAGAGGAAAGATGGGGCTATGAGCATGACAGTGTGAAAGATGGCGAGAAGAATGAGACGGTAGCAAAGCTTCAATCGCAAGTCCAGCGTCTGGAGAGGGAGAATACAGACTTTCTGGCAGCTCTGGAAGACGCCATGGAGCAATACAAGTTGCAG AGTGATAAGCTGCAGGAGCAACAGGATCTAATTGCAGATTTGCAGTGTCTGCtagccggtccaaatgtgcgtAGCTTGGGGCTTAATTTGTACTCACGGCCGCACACCGCCCCCATTAGCTCTATGCAACTCAACCAAAATGGAAGTTCGCAG GGTGATGATCAAGATTTCTCTCTCTGTGAAGACCGGTTGACCTCAGGTGGAGCAGAAATTTTGGGGATCAAAGACGAGGGCGCTCAGTATAACCATTACAGAGTGACACAAAG GCTGGTGAACCAAACCTGTTCCAAGAAAGACATGGTCTTAGGTGGACGAACAATGGGTGGAAGAGGGTCTCATCCAGTTGATCCTGAGCAACATCCACTTTTAAGCAGAAAAGCAT CCAACTCCAGTATGGGTGAGGCATCTCTACGCGATGCTCTAAGAGGCTTCGAAGGAGTTTCAGAGGCGGATCTTCTTCAGGCCCAGCAGAAGATAAGAGAGTTGTCAGTAACTATCCGCATGAAAGAAGAACTCATCAAGGAGCTAGTCAAAACAG GCAAGGATGCTCAGTCCCTAAACAAGCAGTACAGTCACAAGATCACAGCTCTGGAAAGTGAGGCGGCGCAGGCGCGGCAGGAGCTGCACGAAGCTCAAAGGCAACTTCAGGAGCTGGAGAGACAGGAGAGAGGCATTAGCGCTTCAGACAAGACTAGAGCACAGGAATGTCGACGAAAGATTGCGGCCGCTCAGAGCAAAGTTCAG GTGCTTAGTCAACGCCAGAGGGATACGGCCCATCTCGCTAATTTGCCCGCGCAAAGTGAGCGTCGGGTGCTCGAGCTGGAACGCAGTGTTCAGTCGATGAGGCAACAGCAGGAACTTCTGCAGAAGCGACTACGGGAGGAAAGTCAGCAGAAACGTCGTCTAGAGACGGAGATGCAACGCAGAACTCACAGAGTCAAG gaACTTGAGATAAAAAATGAGCAACAGCAAAAAATTCTAAAGATCAAGACTGAGGAGATAGCCGCCTTCCAGAGGCAGAGACGTAGTGGCAGCAACGGCTCTGTCATCTCGCTTGAGGAGCAACAG AAGATAGAGGAGCAGAAGCGCTGGCTGGATGAGGAAATGGAGCGTGTGCTGGACCAAAGACGAGGGCTGGAGGATCTGGAAGGCGAACTCACTAAACGAGAGGAAATCCTGGCCAAGAAAGAAGCCCTGTTACAAGAGCGCAGTGGCCTTGAAACCAAGAGGCTCCGGTCCAGTCAG GCACTGAGCAAAGATCTGGTGACTCTCACGGGGCGCATCGAGACACTGGAGCAGGAACTGAGCGAAAGGAATGGCCTCCTGCGCAGCGGCAGCGCTCAGGACTCCCAACAAATCCGACAAGAGATCTCTAACCTACGTCAAGAGAAAGATTCCTTGCTTAAACAGAGAGAGGAGCTGGACGACAAACTGCGCCAGGGAAACCTGCTCTCGCCAGAG CAGGAGGAGCGAACCCTCTTTCAGCTGGATGAGGCCATTGAAGCTCTGGATGCAGCCATCGAGTACAAGAATGAAGCAATCACCCAGCGACAGAGACAGCTCAGGGCGTCTGCTAGCATGTTGTCCCAATGGGAGATGAATCTCATGGCCAAACTCAGCTACTTGTCGGCCTCTGAAACAAGAGCTCTGCTGTGCAAGTATTTTGACAAG GTGGTGTCTCTGCGCGAGGAAGAGCGGAAGCTGCAACTGGCGCTGGCCGAGCTGGAAATGCAACTGGACGAGCAGCAGCGGCTTGTTCAGTGGCTGGAGAATGCGCTTGACCGCGCGCAGCTCGACACGGACCGGAGGCTCACGCAACAGCAGAAGGAGCACGAGAGGAGTGTCCAGCTCTTGCTGAAGCAGTGTCGAG AGCAAATGGACGAGGGCCTGGCAGGGAGGCAGCGGCAGTTTGAGGCGTGGATCCACGGCCTCAGTAAGGAGCTCAACCACTATAAGGCGGCAAATCTGGAACTGAGCAACAAACTAAGGGAGCTCTGTGGCTCGGTCAGCCAACCAAAAGAGCAGGTCAAAG CCCTGCCTTGTAATGGCAAAGCACTAGGTGTCGCCACCATGGACAGTCACGGGGGTAGGGGGACGCCAGTAAGTGAAAAATCTCCCAAATCCAGAGAGGAAATGCGAGAGCTGGTCAACGCCCCTCTGCCGTCCATTTGGAGGCGCTCTTCTCTCCCCACCGAGGAGCCGGCCGTCATGGAGGAGCTGTGGCTTCGGACGGGCTCCGACGGTCCCGTCAACCGAGTGGTCCAGAGCGGACCGAGCACGTCCAGCCTTCCGACGTCACTGCCGGCCATGCGGTCTCGGAGGGAGTCCCGCCGCAGCAGCCTCAACGTCGGACCGATCAATTCGAACAATACTTTGATAGACTTGAGGAAAAATCTtgcctga